Genomic DNA from Amycolatopsis alba DSM 44262:
ACCCAGGCCGCGTTGCTCTCCCCCGGCGAAGACGTGACCGGTCTGCGCTGGCTCTTCAGCGAGCTGCTGACGCAACCCGGCGTCGTGCGGGTGCTCGCCGACCTCGTCGCGGGCGCGGACCTCCGCCACCCGGTCGGCGACGGCGCCCATCCGCTCGCCGGACGGCTCGCGCCCGATCTGGATCTCCGCACACCCGGCGGCACGATCCGCCTCGCCGAACTGGCCCGTGGCGCGAAACCTCTGCTGATCGACCTCACCGAGGACGGCGGCCTGCACGTCGAGGGCGTCGAGATCGTCCGGGCGTCGGCGGACACCGACGTCCGCGCGCTCCTGCTCCGCCCGGACTCCTATGTGGCGTGGGCCTCTTCCGAGGCGCGTCCCGACCAGGAGGGGCTGCGGGAGGCCGCCGGGCGCTGGTTCGGTGCTGCGTCGTGAGCGGTACGGACGGTTCTCTTGAGGGGTAAGGCAAACGTGGTCGTGCCGTTGAGATGTGCGCCGAATGTGTTCGGGCCAGTCGGGATCGGCTACTCGGGATCGGCAACTCGACGCTGAGGCACCGGAACCTCTGCGGGCGTGACGCGAAGGGAGCCTTCCCCTCGTGGCATGCGGCGAAAGTCCCCTTCACCCAGCCCGAAACGCCACCCACGCCTACTCCCGCACCAGAACCCTACCGCCACCTCACCACCCGACAGAACACGTCACCTCACCCCCGATAAGCACAGTCAATGAATGCGAAACACCTTCAACCCACTTCCTGGAAACCTTTTCATATTCGCACATCTGTTCGATTCTTGGTATTCTTGTGGGGTGTCCAGTCAACGAATCCTCGAACCGCCACACGAGCTGTGGCGTGCCGGTGCGCGGGAACTCGCGCACGGTGTGGTCGAGCGCATGTCGTTGGCACGCCAAGCCTTGGCCGAGGTCGGGCAGTTCCTGGTGGAGATCGAGTCCCGTGGTCCGATGGAGTTGTTCGGGCATGGCTCGACGGCGGGCTGGTTCGCCGAAACCGCCCGGATCAGCCCGAAGGAAGCCCGCGACACTGTGGCGCGGGCGTTGGCGGTGAACGAGGGACGGAATCTGGACGGCACCCCCGCTCCGGCTTTCGCGCCCATCGCAGGTGCGGCTGCGGCCGAGGGCGACCTCGGCCCTCAACAGCTGGATCCTCTTCTGGCGGTACTGAAGAAAATCCCGGCCGACGTGTCCGCGGAAGACCGATCAGGGGCGGAACAGATCCTGGTCAACCTCGCCCGCCATGCTGGTCCGCAGCAGATCGTCAACGGCGGGGCTGAACTGCTGGGCCACCTCGATCCCGATGGCAACGAGCCGAAAGACGAAGACCTCACACCACCGTCGCGTGAGGTGCACTTACGCAAACGTGACGACGGCTGGTGGCGCTTGAACGGTCTGCTGGATCCGGAGTTCGGGGCTCGTGCGAACGCCCTGTTCGAGACCTGGGGGCAGCGAAGACCTGTCGACGAGGACGGCAACCGTGACCCCCGCACCCCCGGCGAACGCCACGGCGACGCACTCTTCGACGCCATCCACTACGCCATGACCAACGACAAGGCACCGACCCTGTCCGGGGACCGGACCACGATCGTGGTCACCATTCCTCTGGAGACCCTGACGTCGGGACTGGGATACGCGTGTGTTGATGAGGTCTCGCAGATCACTGCACGTCATGCCCGGATGCTGGCCTGTGACGCGAAGATCATTCCTGCGGTGCTCGGGTCGGAGAGTGAGCCGCTCGATATCGGCCGTGCCGCCCGTACCGTCACCCCCGCGCAACGCCGGGCGCTGAACCTTCGGGATCACGGCTGTGCTTTCCCCGGTTGTCATCGCAGACCCAAGCATTGCGAGGCTCACCATATTCTTCCGTGGGGTCATCTCGGCGATACCGACCTGGCCAATCTGTGCCTGCTGTGCCGCTATCACCACATGGTCGTCCACGGGCAATCCGGCTGGCAGGTTCGCATAGCCACCGATGGGAGGCCCGAATTCATCCCGCCGCAATATTTGGACCCGCTACAGAAGCCTCGCCGTAACCACCGCTGAAACCCGAGGAGCCCGCCACCATCACCGGCGACGGGCCCCTCGGCACGCCCACACCCAGAAGAACCAGATCCCGAACATCGAAGCCAACCGCTCTTCAAGATCGACAGCCTGCGCTTCGGCGAGCAGACAGCTGTAGTCAGTGGCAGCCCCTACGCTTTTCTCGAAGCTTCCCATGGCCGCGCCATCATCAGCGATGCCGCGATAGACCACCCGAAGCTGGGCGGGAATCCTCGAACCGCTCGGTGGCCTCACCAGACACGTGAACAACCGATCGAAAAGCCAGGGCACTCAAAAGTCGGCCCCGGATACCGCGAAAGCCACTTTCCACCAGACTGCACGAACTCCCAGACCCCACCTTCACCTCACGCGGCAACTCAGAGCGTTGCAACCACCTCATGAACCCGAGAGACCTTCGCGGAAACCCGAACGCACACCCCAACGGCATGTCTGTCTTACCCTCAAAGCTTCGTCACCGGATCACCGCATGGCCAGCAGGGCCCGCTTTGGGCATAGTCGAGTGGGTGGCGTCCACGGGAGTCCGAGTTCCGCAGCTGGTGGGGTTGCCCGTACGTGAAGCACGGGCGCTGGCGCATGAGCGCGGGCTCGTGGTCGCCTCCAAGGACATCGACGGGCCACCGCTGGGCGCGTTGACCTGGCCGGGAACCTGGGGCGTCGTGGGGCAGGAACCCGCGAGCGGAGCGGTGATCGCCCGTGGCGAGTACGTCCGGATCAAGTTCCGGCGGCTGCCCGATGACGGCGGCGAGGGTGACCGTTAGCCGCAGGCTGTCATGGAGCATCTTCCTCGAGATTGGCGACGAGCCTTTTCAGCTGAACCACCAGGCGGTCGACTTCTTCTGCGCTGAAGCCTTTCAACGCCTGATCGTTGGTCTCGAGCAGCGCCGAATGCACCTGCGCGAGCTTCGCCAGGCCGTTCTCGGTCAGGGAGATCAGGCTGACCCGCCGATCATGCTCGGCGGGGGTCCGCCGGATGAGGCCGTCACGGTCCATCCTGGCCAGCAGCTGGGCCATGGACGACTGCTCGACCTTGGCCAGCGCCGCCAAGTCCTTCTGGGAGAGCGCGTCCGCCTTGCTCAGTGCCCCCAGCACGGGTACCTGCGCGAAGGTCAGCCCCAGCGGCCGCAGTCGCTGGTCGTTGATCCGGGACAACGCGCGCGAGGCGATGTTGATCCACGCGGCGGGCGCGTTGTCGAACCTGGGGAGTGTCACGCCGAGAAGTGTATAGGGTCCTATTGATTGAGTGCATAGGTACCTATATGGTCCAACTGCATAGGTTCCTATGCAGTTGGACCATCAGACAGGGGAACACCCGTGATCATCCGCAATGTGACCGTCGTCGACGGGCAGGCCGCCGAGGTCGAGGTAGTGGTGACCGACGGACGGTTCAGCGCCATCCGCCCGGTGACCGACGCCGCCGACAGCCCCGTGATCGACGCGCGGGGCGGCTACCTGGTGCCGGGCCTGTGGGAGAGCCACACCCACCTTGGCGGGCACGCGTACGCCAGGCCCGAGAACGAACGCGCGGCGTACATCTCCCGGCTGCTCACCGATTTCCTGGATTTCGGGGTGACCAGCGTCGTCGATCTCGGCGGTCCGCTGGACGTCGAACTCGCGGCCCGCGAACACCGCGACACCATCACCGGCGCCGCCGCCAGGTTGTTCTTCGCCGGACCGGTGTTCACCGGGATCGCAGGATGGCCGGTCCTGAGTGATCCGGAACGTGCCCCCATCGCCCACCAGACCGACAACCCCGACACCGCCTACGAACAAGCACTCGAACTGGCCGACCAGGTCGACTTCATCAAGTGCATCTACGACGGCGAGCCCGGCGCGCCGGAAAAGCTGTCCTTCGACGCCCTCGAAGCCATCGTCACGGCGGCACACGAGAAGAACAAGAGAGTACTCGTGCACATCCACGAACGCGTCGATCTGGAGGAGGCGGTGGCAGCGGGCGCGGACGGCATCGAACACGCTTTCCGGCCGCAGGATCCCGGCAGTACCGCGGAAGCCCGCGATGTCGCCGCGCTGCTGGCGGAAACGAACACCTACTACTGCCCCACCCTGGTCACCTGGGAGCAGATCGCGTACAACGGCGACGCGGGCTACCTGCAGACGCTGGTCGATGACGGCACCGCCACCCACGAGGACATCCCGAAGATCACCGGCCGTCCGATCTACGGGCACCACTTCCCCTGGCATTCCCCGCAGGAGTCCCACGTCCGGTTCGACTACGCGATGCGCACACTGGGGCTGATGCACGACGCGGGAGTGAAGATCGCCGCAGGCAGCGACGTGGCCATGTTGATGCCGTCCCCGCCCGTCGCCCTGCTGCGAGAACTGCGATTGCTGGCGAAGGCGGGCCTGCCGCTGCACGCGGTCCTGGCGGCCGCCACCCGGCATTCGGCCGAGAAGATCGGCAGGCAGGCGACGATCACCGTCGGCTCCGTCGCCGACGCGCTGGTACTCGATGCCGACCCGTACGCGGACATCACGCACCTGATCGACCGTTCGCACCACATCGGGACGCTCCAGGCCGGGCGGCCGAGCTGGGTATGACGGACGAAGTCGGCCGGTAGCAGGCACCAGGTCACCCGTCCCGCCTACGCGGACGCAATCGAGACTGCAGCACGCTTGACCGTTCTCCCACGGCAGGACGATCCTGGGCGTCTTGTCTTTCGCTGGAGGGAAAAATGCGACGAATCCTGGTGCTCTTCTGCGCCCTTTTACTGACAGCCACCGCCGTCCCCGCGGCGGCCGATACGCCATCCGATCCGGTTCCGGGAGAGAGACCCCCGCTGGGGATCACCTGGGCGACCGGGGATCCCTACTGCATCTACAACCGGTTCAGCGAGGACGTCGTGAAAGCCGCGACAGACCAGCTGGTCGACTCCGGGCTGCGTGACGCCGGATACGAGTACGTCATGCTCGGCGACTGCTGGCAGGCGGCCGAGCGTGACGCCGACGGCAAGCTCACCGCCCGTGCCAGTTTCCCTTCCGGCATCCCGGCGCTGGTCGACTACGTGCATTCGCGCGGGCTCAAGATCGGTTTCTACAGCGGCACGGGCGCGAAGACCTGCAGCGGCCAGGCGGCGGGCTCGCTCGGCAACGAGGACCTCGACGCCCGGACCTTGGCCGACTGGGGCGCGGACTACCTGCGCTACGACACCTGTTACAGCGTCAACGGCGACGCGCCCGCACGGGTCAAGAAGATGGCGGACGCGATCAAGCGCACCGGCCGTCCGATCACGCTCGAGATCGACGATTACGACCGCGACCAGAAGCAATGGCTGTGGGCACGCGCCGCCGGAGCGCAGGTGTGGCGCACCTACGGCTCGGGCTCGACCTCCGACTTCGGTTTCTCGATGAAGAGTCTCGACAAGCAGTTCGGGCTCGACGGATACGCAGGCCCTGGCGGCTGGAACATGCCGGGCTCGTTCACCTTCAGCTACCTCAACACCGCGGAACGCCAGGCCAAACTCGGGCTGTGGGCGGTGCTCAACGCGCCGCTGGTGGCGGACATGGCGCTGACGGCCGAAACCACGCTCCCCGCCGCCGAGATGAAGAACCCCGACATCATCGCCGTCCAGCGCGACTGGGCCGGCGTCGCCGGGC
This window encodes:
- a CDS encoding HNH endonuclease signature motif containing protein, which encodes MSSQRILEPPHELWRAGARELAHGVVERMSLARQALAEVGQFLVEIESRGPMELFGHGSTAGWFAETARISPKEARDTVARALAVNEGRNLDGTPAPAFAPIAGAAAAEGDLGPQQLDPLLAVLKKIPADVSAEDRSGAEQILVNLARHAGPQQIVNGGAELLGHLDPDGNEPKDEDLTPPSREVHLRKRDDGWWRLNGLLDPEFGARANALFETWGQRRPVDEDGNRDPRTPGERHGDALFDAIHYAMTNDKAPTLSGDRTTIVVTIPLETLTSGLGYACVDEVSQITARHARMLACDAKIIPAVLGSESEPLDIGRAARTVTPAQRRALNLRDHGCAFPGCHRRPKHCEAHHILPWGHLGDTDLANLCLLCRYHHMVVHGQSGWQVRIATDGRPEFIPPQYLDPLQKPRRNHR
- a CDS encoding PASTA domain-containing protein, producing MASTGVRVPQLVGLPVREARALAHERGLVVASKDIDGPPLGALTWPGTWGVVGQEPASGAVIARGEYVRIKFRRLPDDGGEGDR
- a CDS encoding MarR family winged helix-turn-helix transcriptional regulator, translated to MTLPRFDNAPAAWINIASRALSRINDQRLRPLGLTFAQVPVLGALSKADALSQKDLAALAKVEQSSMAQLLARMDRDGLIRRTPAEHDRRVSLISLTENGLAKLAQVHSALLETNDQALKGFSAEEVDRLVVQLKRLVANLEEDAP
- a CDS encoding amidohydrolase family protein — translated: MIIRNVTVVDGQAAEVEVVVTDGRFSAIRPVTDAADSPVIDARGGYLVPGLWESHTHLGGHAYARPENERAAYISRLLTDFLDFGVTSVVDLGGPLDVELAAREHRDTITGAAARLFFAGPVFTGIAGWPVLSDPERAPIAHQTDNPDTAYEQALELADQVDFIKCIYDGEPGAPEKLSFDALEAIVTAAHEKNKRVLVHIHERVDLEEAVAAGADGIEHAFRPQDPGSTAEARDVAALLAETNTYYCPTLVTWEQIAYNGDAGYLQTLVDDGTATHEDIPKITGRPIYGHHFPWHSPQESHVRFDYAMRTLGLMHDAGVKIAAGSDVAMLMPSPPVALLRELRLLAKAGLPLHAVLAAATRHSAEKIGRQATITVGSVADALVLDADPYADITHLIDRSHHIGTLQAGRPSWV